In the Aeromicrobium fastidiosum genome, ACCATCGAAGGATGACCATGACACTGCGACTGAGCGATGAGGACGACGCCCGACTGACCAAGATGGCGCAGGCAGAGGGCATCAGCAAGAACGAGGTTGCTGTCCGGGCGATCCGTGAACGCGCTGAAC is a window encoding:
- a CDS encoding ribbon-helix-helix protein, CopG family; the protein is MTMTLRLSDEDDARLTKMAQAEGISKNEVAVRAIRERAERFASNDEVRRLTREAVQQYGPLLDRLAQ